From Oryza brachyantha chromosome 9, ObraRS2, whole genome shotgun sequence, a single genomic window includes:
- the LOC102707242 gene encoding LOW QUALITY PROTEIN: anthocyanidin-3-O-glucoside rhamnosyltransferase-like (The sequence of the model RefSeq protein was modified relative to this genomic sequence to represent the inferred CDS: inserted 1 base in 1 codon; substituted 1 base at 1 genomic stop codon) translates to MGPILITLRCPSQETCQGLLASYLRLSVRPDRSIAATTIWRACARRRPAAGGDGGGDGELHVVMFPFLAFGHISPFAQLARKIVGVGGVRVTLLSAAANVPRVEAMLSSAAAVEALDLPRVPGLPEGAESTAEVSADGAELLKIALDATRPQVEALLARLRPGVVLFDFATPWVADVARALGVKAAGFSVFAAVSAAYTMTLARRLHGACPTVDDLASTPAGFPPSSPLVNVPAYQAADFSYLFKSFHGMPCVYDRVAACIKARDALVLKTCAEMEGPYIDYLAAQHGKPVLLTGPIXPDPPQGELEERWATWLSSFPDNSVVLASFGSETFLSPAAATELLLGLEATNLPFLAVLNFPKGADAEAELKKRTPPGLQERVKGRGLVHTGWVQQQHILRHRSVGCFVNHSGLSSVVEGLVAGCRLVLLPMKGDQYLNAPLFARELRVGREVPRRAADGWFGRDDVRDAVAAAVSGGVGAEEKKWREFFMDDAVXRRFAREFVAGLRKLVTPA, encoded by the exons aTGGGTCCTATCTTGATAACCCTACGCTGTCCG TCACAAGAAACATGCCAAGGTCTGCTCGCCAGCTACCTACGTCTCTCCGTGCgccccgatcgatcgatcgccgcgACGACGATATGGAGAGCGtgcgcgcgacggcggccggcggccggcggtgacggTGGCGGAGACGGGGAGCTGCACGTGGTGATGTTCCCGTTCCTGGCGTTCGGCCACATCAGCCCGTTCGCGCAGCTGGCGCGGAAgatcgtcggcgtcggcggggtGCGCGTCACGTTgctgtcggcggcggcgaacgtgCCGCGCGTTGAGGCCATGctgtcgtcggcggcggccgtggaggCGCTGGACCTGCCGCGGGTGCCGGGGCTACCCGAGGGCGCGGAGAGCACGGCGGAGGTGTCGGCGGACGGCGCTGAGCTGCTCAAGATCGCTCTCGATGCTACGCGGCCGCAGGTGGAGGCGCTGCTCGCGAGGCTCCGCCCGGGCGTCGTGCTGTTCGACTTCGCCACGCCGTgggtcgccgacgtcgccaGGGCGCTCGGCGTCAAGGCAGCGGGGTTCTCCGTCTTCGCGGCGGTTTCCGCCGCGTACACCATGACCCTcgcgcgccgcctccacgGGGCTTGCCCGACGGTCGACGACCTCGCGTCGACGCCAGCGGGGttcccgccgtcgtcgccgctcgtcAACGTGCCGGCCTACCAGGCCGCCGACTTCAGCTACCTCTTCAAAAGCTTCCATGGCATGCCGTGCGTGTATGACCGCGTCGCCGCCTGCATCAAGGCCCGCGACGCCCTCGTCCTCAAGACCTGCGCCGAGATGGAAGGTCCCTACATCGACTACCTGGCGGCGCAGCACGGCAAGCCGGTGCTCCTCACGGGTCCCA GTCCGGATCCGCCGCAGGGCGAGCTGGAGGAGCGGTGGGCGACCTggctctcctccttcccggacAACTCCGTCGTCCTCGCCTCCTTCGGCAGCGAGACCTTCCTATCACCAGCCGCCGCGacggagctcctcctcggcctAGAGGCCACCAACCTTCCGTTCCTCGCCGTGCTCAACTTCCCCAAGGGCGCGGACGCTGAGGCGGAGCTCAAGAAGCGCACGCCGCCGGGGCTGCAGGAGAGGGTGAAGGGGAGAGGGCTCGTCCACACCGGGtgggtgcagcagcagcacatccTGCGGCACCGCAGCGTGGGCTGCTTCGTCAACCACTCCGGGCTCAGCTCCGTCGTGGAGGGCCTcgtcgccggctgccgcctcGTGCTGCTGCCGATGAAGGGCGACCAGTACCTGAACGCGCCGCTGTTCGCGCGCGAGCTCCGCGTGGGCAGGGAGGTcccgcggcgcgccgccgacgggtGGTTCGGGCGCGACGACGTGCGCGacgcggtggccgcggcggtcTCCGGAGGAGTGGGCGCCGAGGAGAAGAAGTGGCGGGAGTTCTTCATGGACGACGCGGTGTAGCGGAGGTTCGCGCGGGAGTTCGTCGCCGGGCTGAGAAAGCTCGTCACGCCGGCCTAA